From Nicotiana tabacum cultivar K326 chromosome 20, ASM71507v2, whole genome shotgun sequence, one genomic window encodes:
- the LOC107770098 gene encoding uncharacterized protein LOC107770098, whose protein sequence is MEAELAKQRLKGCMKAFQSHIDPEKEEQLRCIKLEIESKVKRIVKLSKSIHKGSREGNLRRRSELIQLVDDFHKQYKSLYAMYENVRGEIKKKLCATNDDDAASSSSSVSDSEAYHSPWQFAGESSSYFSNAANLETASLDLDSLPDSPISSGQEPESGDFFKDLSNQGKEIENSMTQKLINESAWLKEIVTEKEEEILSLTKKYEVHESERLAQMKKLEDQIATMKLELETSCVRKKELEDQIMCKSNDIKQLEESNTGLQAQVQEFEAAFRDKEDQFSDILTKFEENQINSKSRIDDLMAQANSLQQELDSLHTERNELKHKLFIQEELKSLSDKKTELELSLEKKCHEATVEVKDLTEKVEFLQQELETSSHHKSALELTLKEKTEELSDCHLQIDNLREKLTSAILVEKETLKENEGLKVQVKDLKLEVDSLCSQKSDLEKEIRDINREAYRSKLEKEELSDKMTELETKLLEKKEELSTLQKKHEAYANDMSRQNASLAARISTIQQQLRNGETEKIHLQSQLEKEKHESFHSLNEMEKRNAELTTKITDQEKSLRENEDTINKLNEEHKQMKTRLEESKSNLQNAERKIEEMTEELRKKFEDGLRILSRRIRVAEQMHLENKEWYQKTRDSYEKENNDLKEKNASLQFGIRGIKDISLTANDTLASLDTVALKFEECTAHFFNRISKVSCELKFVKDWVMRKNKAIVHVQDDLDCLLAQLDDKEAEILVYREKVWKSDNKVRELEKMIKEKDDGMLALKEEKREAIRQLCIWIDYHRSRSDYYQKSLSVFGSRRNL, encoded by the coding sequence AGATTGAAAGCAAAGTAAAAAGGATTGTAAAGCTGAGCAAGAGTATACACAAAGGAAGTAGAGAAGGGAACTTAAGGAGAAGATCAGAACTTATCCAACTTGTCGATGATTTTCACAAACAATACAAGTCCCTCTATGCTATGTATGAAAATGTCAGaggggaaataaagaaaaaactttGCGCCACAAACGACGATGATgctgcatcttcatcttcttcagtttCAGATTCAGAAGCATATCATTCCCCTTGGCAATTCGCTGGCGAAAGCAGCTCATACTTTTCCAATGCTGCAAATTTGGAAACTGCAAGTTTGGATTTGGATTCATTACCTGATTCACCAATATCTTCTGGTCAAGAACCGGAGTCTGGAGATTTTTTCAAGGACCTGAGCAATCAAGGCAAAGAGATAgagaatagcatgacacagaaGTTGATAAATGAATCGGCTTGGTTAAAGGAGATTGtaacagaaaaagaagaagaaatcctGTCTCTTACCAAGAAATATGAGGTTCACGAGAGCGAGAGGCTTGCTCAGATGAAGAAGTTAGAGGATCAAATCGCTACGATGAAGCTTGAGCTTGAAACCTCATGTGTACGCAAGAAAGAACTTGAGGATCAGATTATGTGCAAGTCGAACGATATTAAACAACTAGAAGAAAGTAATACAGGGTTGCAAGCTCAAGTCCAAGAATTTGAAGCAGCATTTAGAGATAAAGAAGATCAGTTTTCTGATATTCTTACAAAGTTTGAGGAAAATCAGATCAACTCAAAGTCTAGAATTGATGATTTGATGGCACAGGCAAATAGTCTGCAGCAAGAGTTAGACTCTTTACATACTGAAAGGAATGAACTAAAACATAAACTGTTTATACAAGAAGAGCTCAAGTCCTTAAGCGATAAAAAAACTGAGTTGGAGTTATCACTGGAAAAGAAGTGTCATGAGGCAACTGTCGAAGTTAAGGATTTAACCGAAAAGGTTGAGTTTCTGCAGCAGGAGTTGGAAACCTCGAGCCATCATAAATCAGCACTAGAGTTGACACTCAAAGAAAAGACTGAAGAACTATCAGACTGTCATCTCCAGATTGATAATTTGAGAGAGAAACTAACAAGCGCCATTTTGGTTGAGAAGGAAACACTAAAAGAGAACGAAGGCTTAAAAGTACAGGTAAAAGACTTGAAATTGGAGGTAGACTCACTATGCAGCCAAAAGAGTGACTTGGAAAAGGAAATAAGGGATATAAACCGAGAAGCTTATCGTTCAAAGTTAGAAAAAGAGGAGCTAAGTGATAAGATGACAGAGTTAGAAACCAAACTACTAGAGAAGAAAGAAGAGCTCTCAACTCTTCAAAAGAAACATGAGGCCTACGCGAATGATATGTCCCGTCAGAATGCATCTTTGGCAGCACGAATTAGCACGATTCAACAGCAGCTGCGAAATGGGGAAACTGAAAAAATTCATTTACAGTCACAGCTTGAGAAAGAGAAACACGAGTCCTTTCATAGCCTTAATGAAATGGAAAAGAGAAACGCTGAATTGACAACGAAGATCACAGATCAGGAGAAGTCACTAAGAGAAAATGAAGATACTATTAACAAATTGAATGAGGAACATAAGCAAATGAAGACCAGGTTAGAAGAATCCAAATCCAATTTGCAAAATGCTGAAAGgaaaatagaagaaatgacaGAAGAACTGCGCAAGAAGTTTGAAGACGGTTTGAGAATCTTGAGTAGAAGGATCCGCGTGGCAGAACAAATGCACCTTGAGAACAAGGAGTGGTACCAGAAAACAAGAGACTCGTACGAGAAAGAAAATAATGATCTAAAAGAAAAGAATGCAAGTTTGCAATTTGGGATAAGGGGTATTAAGGATATATCATTGACAGCAAACGACACGCTAGCTTCACTAGACACAGTGGCTCTAAAATTTGAAGAGTGTACAGCTCATTTCTTTAATCGAATATCCAAGGTATCTTGTGAGCTGAAATTTGTAAAAGATTGGGTTATGAGAAAAAATAAAGCGATAGTACATGTCCAAGATGATCTAGATTGCTTACTTGCACAGTTGGATGACAAGGAAGCAGAGATATTAGTGTACAGAGAGAAAGTTTGGAAGTCAGACAATAAGGTAAGAGAATTGGAGAAAATGATAAAGGAGAAAGACGACGGGATGTTAGCTCTCAAGGAGGAAAAGAGGGAAGCCATTCGACAACTATGTATATGGATTGATTACCATCGAAGTCGCTCTGATTATTACCAAAAATCACTTTCTGTCTTTGGCAGTAGAAGGAATCTTTAG